One Leguminivora glycinivorella isolate SPB_JAAS2020 chromosome 15, LegGlyc_1.1, whole genome shotgun sequence genomic window, aaaatatgacaaaatttACACGACAGTGAACACACTTATGACAGATTTAAATATTCAACAAGGAGAGTGAGTTAAACTAATTGATTTGTTACCTTTGTACCCAATAATTAGATTACCTAGGTCCTGAAAAAATGCCTAAGTGTTTTTTATGCTTCAAGATTTGTGATTGTATAAAAGaattatttaaacatttttcCTTAATGCATGGAACACATAATTTTTCATTATATCCTTGTGTAGAAGATGGCTGTAATCGAacttttcacttaaaaaatacttataagaAACATATAACACGCGATCATATTAATATGCAGAGTGATACTTGTAATGCTTCTACTGACCAAATATCAAATATTGTTATCCCTTGCTCGTCAGAAAGACATCGGCCTTCTAATATTGCAAATCCACATCCATCcaattcaaataattatacatTGCCAATGTTTTTATCATCGCTGTATGCAAACCCATTAATACCTAAAATGGCAGTTCAAGATGTAGTAGATGGAATGAACATGTACTTATGCGATACTTTATCCagtaatttagaaaatatttttagagaAGTAACAACATCCCCAGaacaagataaaaaaattatgtcTTTGAAACAGAAGGTTTTGTCTGCTGTTCAATCTCCTATTAAGTCACTCGATACTGAATATAAACGTCTGGAATATTTAAAAGGAGAAGGAACTTACATACCCCGAAAGAAATAGTTATCGGGCAAACAATGTGTAGTGTTAAAAAGCGTGGTGTAGTAACATATGCCCCAATGGAATGTAAAGAGCAATTGATTCCTCTTAGACTTGttttgcaaaaatatttttcactcgACAATGTTATGGCAGAAACTCTCGATTACGTTAACAATTTATTACTAGACAATAGCCTTATTAGAAACATTATACAGGGGAGCTCTTGGGCAAAAGTTAAAGCGAAATACAAGGATAGGTTAGTATTTCCATTGTTCCTATTTTTTGATGATTACGAAAGCGGGAATGTTCTTGGTAGTCATTCGGGTATCCATAAATTAGGAGCTGTGTATGTATCTGTTGGTTGTATTCCTCCATATCGCGCTTCTACTTTAACAAATATCTTTCTAGCTCTTTTATTTCATTCATCTGATAGAACAACCTTTGGAAACAATGTAATATTTCATCCATTAATAGAAGAACTAAATTTTTTATCTGAACTCGGAGTTGATATAGATGTACCGTGTTTTCATGGTAAGCTTTACTTTTCTTTAGCTCTAATAATTGGCGACAACCTGGGGATTCATTCCATCCTAGgatttaatgaaacattttCATCTAATCACCCTTGTCGAATTTGTAATGTCTCCAAAGAGGAATTGAAAACACAATGTTTCGAAAATGAACAAATATTGCGAAATGCTGAAAACTACAACGAACAATTGCTAAAAAAATGCCCTGCTAGCACAGGCCTGAAAGAAAAGTGTGTTTGGTTGACCGTAAATGATTTTAGTTTGTTTGATAACGTAGGTGTAGATATCATGCATGATATTCTGGAAGGTGTAGCTAAATATGTTATGTCTTTTCTCTTGATAAAATATATCCGTGACTTAAAGTATTTCTCATTACATGTTTTAAATTCTAGAATTAATCATTTTGATTATGGTCCTGATGCTGGAAGCAAACCCTGTCTTTTGACTATGGAACATATTTTGAAGGGCAATATTAGACTCTCGGCTTCCGAAATGTTAACTTTTCTTCGATATTTCGGTCTACTAATAGGAGATTTTGTTCCTACTGATGACTGTTATTGGATAATATATATTACTTTGAGGAAAATACTAGATTTGATAATGTCTTATAAGATTGATAAAGGTACTTGTGACCTGTTAAAGGTTTTGATTTCTGAActaaatgaaatttatatatCATTATCTGGGGAAAAACTTAAACCTAAATTTCATTTTATGGTTCACTATCCATCAATGTTGTTAAAATTTGGACCACTAGTAAATTTTTGGAGCATGCGGTATGAGGCTAAACATAGGGTATCTAAAATTGCTGCACGTGCGTCTTTTAACCGTCGTAATATAACATTAACACTGGCCAATAAACATCAATTACAATTgaataatatgtttttaaaagGGACTTTAGATGCGCTTTTCTCTGTAGGTCCGTCTAAACAAATAACGGTACAAAAACGCAAAGAAGTAATACTTCAATTACATTTCAATGAGAATATTTCTCTCAGTTCTGTAAAGTGGGTGAAAGTTAAAGGCACACATTACACGCCCGGAGCAATTCTCGTTCAAAATGTAGGAGATCTAGGTGATTTTACATTTGCGAtgatcaaaaatatttttatttataacaatgatCGCGTCATCTTTGAATGTGTACTTGTAACAACAattgattttgattttcacTTGCATTGCTTCGAAGTGGAAATTCCAGAAACTGAATCAAATATATTTGTGTTCCAGGATTCATTGTTATCTTATATTCCAAATCATATTAATTTAGCTTCAAATGGTAAAAGATATGTTACACAAAGAGGGCATttgtaataataattgtaacttGGGATGGCTACCACGAATACCCCCGCCccttattaaatataatgtttttttatattaatgttaAGTACGTCTATAGTGGCGAGAAtggaaatgtaatgtaatgattACCCAGTTCAATCTTTTAATACGTACTTTTGTGAACCTACTCTCTCCTGTGTTGTCGTTGTTAATGATGATAATATTTGTTGTGAACTAACTGGTTACCATTATTAATGTAGTAGTGTTAGTAGTGACAGCacagatttttttatgtattaccACTGATAAGTACTGAAGTTATTTTAGGATAGCGGGTGTAAATGGAGATGCGGTATACGTCAGGAGatagtgctacaaatgtgagcCAGAATTAGAACAATGTACTcaagacgctacaggaggggtcaattctccatacaaacgctctcgactatttcctccctagtttttgaagatacagcaattatttttttcaacacagattattataatttttatctgtgtcggacagatttgtttttttttgatattcttatttttaaaaacgctagagcccatcaaaaatttcaaaaatggcGTTATTGATTATTTTACAGAAATATGTGTTTAAAAGGGGTCCGGCTGCGGAGTAATACTCCCCAGCCGGACCACGTCTGTATCCGCTGATGTCACTGACTTcaagatataatttaaataactatcaaaaactGTACctgttatagtatgaattttctgagatgaacttttcgcttttgcagtaatctgttaaacaaaggcatttctttctattattcacggcggccagctcccgtttccacagcacgtgctaaagtctcagtgtagttaaaaagcaactatcatgatagcaatagggttcaaatttattaaacagtttgcagtatgcaggtaacttgttttgaagatgacaaaacgtgttatctccgaaagggctttttatggatttgaaccttattactatcatgatagttgcgttttaactacactgagactatagcacgtgccgtttaaacgggagctagccgccgtgaataatagaaacaaaggcctttgtttaacagattacggcaaaagcgtaAAGTTCAACTCAGAAAATTCATAGTATATCtttgaataagttatttattatatttctatTAAAAGTGGccttataaattacttttcaCAGATTTCGATTTTTAGTTATCGCCGTTAGTACGCGAGTAGCCGGACCCCTTTTAAACACATATTTCTGTCCAACTACAGAGGTACATGTAATTTCCGACTAGGTACAAGAGGTTACATCAGGGGTACATTTCATCACCATTGTGATCTGAGCACAATAAAGCGAGGTAGTCCGGCTGCAGAGTATTACgcgttaataacactagtatattaaactagaattcccaaattgaaaggagggcccctttccattttagaatttcgctcctgtagcgtctttaGAAAGAAATGATGCTCGCCGCCCTGACGTTAGGTCCGCAGGTACATTTACAGTTCAAGCTAATAGCTGCTACTCAGGGTCAAAGTACTGAGTTAAATACATGTgcttcatatattatattaagcTCAATCGAATTTAGAGAGTGGTTAGAGACTGATATGGAATTAAATAAGCTTAAATATACATGCCTTGTAAATATTAACCTCGGGCAGTACTTTGACCCTTGGCAGCCATTAGCAAATGCACCTGCGGACCTGCCATCAGGACGGCGGGCGTCATTTCTTTCTAAAATATCTCTGGAATAAATAGAGCACATTGTTTCAATTCTGGCGTCATTTGTTTCTAAAATATGTATGGAGTATACAAAGCACATCCGCAGCTCCATTTGTAAATTGTACATGACTGTATTGGGAACAGATGGGAAGAACGTACCCAGAACAGTTTCCCTTAAGAAGGGTAGAAATAGAACTATAATTGTTTTGACTGAGGATTGTCTTCCCAAGCATCCTCAGTCAAAATAATTAGCTGATACTTTTGGATTATACCTAAATATaggtagtaaaaaaaatgttgtactgtcatcattttattacatttcagAAATACAGCAATTATTGGAATAAAACTGTACCATTCAAAGGAAGAGTTTTACTACGCTACCTACCTAAAATTTGAATATTCGTATCAAGACGCTTTATgttaattatttatgaaaataatggAATTTAACTATTGTTGCTTTTAATATAAGTAACACCAATTCAAGTTATAACCCGTcgtaatatgaatattatcaaattaAGTCAACTATTACATAAATACTATATGGTAATTCCACTATATTTTGTTAAACGTTCGATCAAATAGCTACCCATCCGGCAATTAACTTAGTACAAAAAGGCGCGATATCAATGAATCCGCCCTTAAATTAATCAACCAGAGTATAGTGGAATCACATTGTATTGAAATGAATTGTAAAAATACCTTTTAGTAGTCTTACCTGATCTTTTATTACGATTTAGTTTAGGAACTAAACAGAATTGCTTCAGGACGGAGCTATACATTCGTCGCATGATAGCAAATAAATGTTAGTCCTAAACTGAATTGTAATACGAGATCTGGCCTTTTAATCAAAATGAATTGTAAAAATACCTTTTCAGTAGCCTTACctgaccctctagcacaacttgccttgtcgcacgCGAGTCCAtgcatcaagcgcgacttcaagtatggactcgctcgcgacaaggcaagttgtgctagagggtcagGTAAGGCTACTGAAAAGGTATTTTTACAATTCATTTTGATTATAAATTACTAAATTGGTCAAGCTACTTGTAGCTAAACAGTTTTGTTACTAGTTACCAGACCAGGAAaggtatttttacaattaagtttGATTATAAATTACTAAATTGGTCAAGCTACTTGTAGCTAAACAGTTTTGTTACTAGTTACCAGACCAGGAGATATTTTTTACAATTCAGTTTGATTATAAATTACTAAATTGGTCGAGCTACTTGCAGCTAAACAGTTTTGTTACCAGTTACCAGACCAGGAAAGGTATTTTTACAATTCAGTTTGATTATAAATTACTAAATTGGTCAAGTAACTTGTAGCTAAACAGTTTTGTTACTAGTTGCCAGACCAGAAAAGGTATTTTTACAATTCAGTTTGATTGTAAATTGCTAAATTGGTCGAGTTACTTGTTGCTAAACAGTTTTGTTGTAAATcacaaaatattataattattactagACTAATACCACTGTTATAAGTAGAACATACAATTCAAAATAGTAACATAAAGGGTTAAGTTGTTAATATGGTTTGGGACGCAACGTGCGTTgacacactggccccgtctcatctccACCGAACCTCCGTGAGGGCAGCATCAGCAGCAGAGGCGGCCGAGAAACTAAAGGTAGGAAAGtacagcggtctcggcgccgaatatatttttatcccattcggcgtcgagacccttggcccgtggggccctggcgctTTAAGTCTCTTCAAGGACCTGTCGAAGAGACTGAGAGACGCCACCggagaccgaagagctggcagcttcctcgctcagcgcattagcttgacaatccagcgaggaaatgctgccagcgtcttcggtaccatgccacaggggccgtttttagatttattttagtttaattttagatttatttagtttaatttttattttaagtttaattttagtataactttagatttatttaataaatgtgtGCATATCTCAACACAAATAACAAAACACGGTTTGGTAATGGGTAACACGTAGTTCGCAAGTCACAATTTTTTGGTAAGCAGTAACCTAAAATTTGGTTACAGTTATGCAAACATTTCTTTCAGTGTAATTCTACTTATCACTATTACTGATATaaagtttttaacttttttacacaaACTTAATATTCGCCGCTATTCGGTCTGCTCCGAGATAAGGGaaacaacgccgtccttgaaacgtcgttagtttaaaaatgtattcatATTTTTTGCGATGCGGCGTAACAaaatcccacagacttcgctggttcggccacctactaagaatgggagaggatcgggctgcTAAGAGagcgtatctgggaagaccaactggtgggAAGACAGTGtggtgatggcggatctgtgtcagctacaagccgatgataggcaggaagctgcgcaggatcgggataggtGGCGTGTTCTCGTTTTGAAGGCCAAGATTCTCTTTGGATCGCAGAGACTTATTAGTTAGTTAATTCTTTTGCGATTACTGACAGATGCAGGCGTAAGGAGAATTGATTATCTGTGGgtcattttatattaaaaatcttttatGTAACGAACTAGCTTTTGAATGATGATTAATAAAAAACTATCAAAGTTCTTTCACATTTTTGAAATTTATAATAGCAGGGATACGATTGTAAGTATCAGTATCGACATACACATTACCTATTAATAGTAAGGATAAAAGTGCAAGCCTTCGAAGAACAATGACGAAGGACCTCGATTTGAAGCGTTACAAATAATAGACCACCTGCTGTcatcaaatacaattttgcGGAGGTGTGCTGACCTGCAGTGAATGTGGATTTGGATATTTCAGTCACTTGAAATCGTGAACCTCGCTCTAAAAACCAGTTTTTAATTTTCCTCGTGGTCGAAATCGGCCAGGGCAGTATGGTGATAATAGATTATCTATTACTATACCTCTACATTAAGATTTTATGCATCGGATATTGTGTTACACCGTTTGaaaatcataataaaaaaaaaacaataaaatcttTCCCCGTCTCCCAGTTGATCGGTTTGGACCGGCTATTCACCCATTAAACATTCCGAAGGAACACGAGATCAAAGCCCCCACAGTATTTGTGATGATAATCTACTCAAAGATGAAACAACGCCAGGAGAACAAGAGAAACCGTTTTATTTTCAGAAACGTTAAAAACAAAGCGAAGAAATAATCTTGCGGTAGACGTGCTAATGTTCAATAGTTGACACCTTCTCCTGCCTGCTATTGACGGCTTGATTTCGGTGTAACATGAGTGACCCGAAAGAtattaactacgcatttctgagggcaaaataaacaTATAATGTTATAAAACCCCACATTTCCCTTTAATGGCGGGTGGGAGtattgtatggagcattcctgAATTTTCGAATCCAAcacgagcgaagtcgcgggcataaagctagtatttatatactattagtatttatttgacgaccggtctggcgcagtcggtagtgaccctgcctgctgcgccgcggtcccgggttcaaatcccggtaagggcatttatttgtgtgatgagcacagatatttgttcctgagtcatggatgttttctatgtatataagtatttatatattatatatatcgttgcctgagtacccacaatacaagccttattgagcttaccgtgggcctcagtcaatctgtgtgagaatgtcctgtaatatttatttatttatttatttatttatatacaggctgtttcaatgaacgtaatacaaaattatTGGTTCCGGCTCTATTAACGACGAAGAATATAATGCAC contains:
- the LOC125234245 gene encoding uncharacterized protein LOC125234245 isoform X1, coding for MCSVKKRGVVTYAPMECKEQLIPLRLVLQKYFSLDNVMAETLDYVNNLLLDNSLIRNIIQGSSWAKVKAKYKDRLVFPLFLFFDDYESGNVLGSHSGIHKLGAVYVSVGCIPPYRASTLTNIFLALLFHSSDRTTFGNNVIFHPLIEELNFLSELGVDIDVPCFHGKLYFSLALIIGDNLGIHSILGFNETFSSNHPCRICNVSKEELKTQCFENEQILRNAENYNEQLLKKCPASTGLKEKCVWLTVNDFSLFDNVGVDIMHDILEGVAKYVMSFLLIKYIRDLKYFSLHVLNSRINHFDYGPDAGSKPCLLTMEHILKGNIRLSASEMLTFLRYFGLLIGDFVPTDDCYWIIYITLRKILDLIMSYKIDKGTCDLLKVLISELNEIYISLSGEKLKPKFHFMVHYPSMLLKFGPLVNFWSMRYEAKHRVSKIAARASFNRRNITLTLANKHQLQLNNMFLKGTLDALFSVGPSKQITVQKRKEVILQLHFNENISLSSVKWVKVKGTHYTPGAILVQNVGDLGDFTFAMIKNIFIYNNDRVIFECVLVTTIDFDFHLHCFEVEIPETESNIFVFQDSLLSYIPNHINLASNGKRYVTQRGHL